Genomic DNA from Anabrus simplex isolate iqAnaSimp1 chromosome 9, ASM4041472v1, whole genome shotgun sequence:
TGTttatacagttcatgcaatactgaaccttaacgTTTTTGAtcagagttctaagttgaaatattatcacatagcagtttttctaTGAGCAACGACGATATGTATTTCAGTGAGTTTGGAAGATTATTACAAAAGAGTAAACTTCTagagaaatgagaaaccaccttGCTCCTCATTTCCGCAGTATGAACCTTCCGTGAAACTGTGTTTTCTACAACAGCTGatggtgaaactgttgaggatAAATTTCGATTGACTGCAAACATACACACAGGCTGGAGGTAACAGATATAAAAGGGGCAAAAATGGTTGTTCCGATGAATAAAAGGCAACTATAGTTGAAGGATATTTTTGTAATGAAGAAAAAAATGCCAAGTTAATGGGCACATGAATTTGCTAGATGGTGCGACTAAGATAAATGAACATGGAAACGTAGTTTACTTTTAAAGACTCTGGATTCAATGACATCCAGATATGAGGCAAAGAGGAATAGTAGAAGAGACAATAGTGTGATTAGAGAAGTGCACATATTTGGAAAGAACATGATTGGCATAAGATTCACTCACCTGTCAATGTTTGGAAACAGTATAGCTTAAATGTATCTGCTTCAAGAACTTCTATTCCAGAACTCCGTGGCTCTGGACTCAACTGACTGGCGATTGCGAACAAGGGATAAAACATACTGGCAAGAAATATCTTTTCATTAGTAGTCATTCTCGGTCGACCAAATTTTAGATTTAAAGGATAACTTTCTTCATTTTCAATTACGTCGAATACATCTCTTCCATCGTCTAGCTGGCGTGCTGTGACAGGTATACCATTGACCGCCAGCAGAACATGACCAACTAGAATGAAGAAAGAACATGAGGAAACATAACCTCACTACCAGAcattaaaataaaatgtgaaaaaaaaaaaaaaaaaaaatggcaatgAATTATTTTTCTAAACATTTACTCACCATTTATACCATCTCTCTGGCCAAATGCTACGACAATCTTTTTATTCTCATAGTTCAATTTAATATCTAAGGGATAACTGAATGTCTTTTCTGTCTCAACCTTCGGAATATTATGATCGTGGTTAAATATTAAACCACCAGACTTGGAAACA
This window encodes:
- the Trs23 gene encoding trafficking protein particle complex subunit 4, whose protein sequence is MVIYGVYIVSKSGGLIFNHDHNIPKVETEKTFSYPLDIKLNYENKKIVVAFGQRDGINVGHVLLAVNGIPVTARQLDDGRDVFDVIENEESYPLNLKFGRPRMTTNEKIFLASMFYPLFAIASQLSPEPRSSGIEVLEADTFKLYCFQTLTGVKFMAVAEPAQQGMELLLKRIYELYADYALKNPFYSLEMPIRCELFETYLQTLLEQVEKTGISNV